One genomic segment of Ferrimonas sp. YFM includes these proteins:
- the glnS gene encoding glutamine--tRNA ligase has translation MTQPDNEVRPSNFIRNIIDADLASGKHSAVQTRFPPEPNGYLHIGHAKSICLNFGIAQDYQGKCNLRFDDTNPEKEDVEYVESIKEDVRWLGFQWDGDIHYSSDYFDLLYGYAIELIEKGLAYVDELTPEQIREYRGTLTEPGKPSPFRDRGVEENLALFEKMRNGEFPEGKVCLRAKIDMASSFMVMRDPVLYRVKFAHHHQTGDKWCIYPMYDFTHCISDALENITHSLCTLEFQDNRRLYDWVLENISIECQPRQYEFSRLNLEYTVMSKRKLNALVTENLVDGWNDPRMPTISGLRRRGYTPASIREFCKRIGVTKQENTIEMGSLESCIRDDLNVNAPRAMAVLDPVKVVLENYPEGQVETLTVANHPSDESMGSRDVPFSREIWIEAEDFREEANKKFKRLVLGKKVRLRGAYVVTAERVEKDDEGKVTAIYCSVDLDSLGVDPADGVKPKGVIHWVSAEAGVPAEFRLYDRLFTVENPGAAEDFEAVINPESLVVRHGYAEPSLTSAEAEKAFQFERTGYFCADSVDSKADALVFNRTVGLRDTWAKMGG, from the coding sequence ATGACCCAGCCGGACAACGAGGTTCGTCCAAGCAACTTTATTCGCAACATCATCGATGCCGATTTGGCCTCAGGAAAGCACAGTGCAGTGCAAACCCGATTCCCCCCTGAGCCCAACGGTTATCTCCATATCGGTCATGCCAAGTCCATCTGCCTGAATTTCGGCATTGCCCAGGATTACCAGGGCAAGTGCAACCTGCGTTTCGACGACACCAATCCTGAGAAGGAGGATGTCGAGTACGTAGAGTCCATCAAGGAAGACGTTCGCTGGCTTGGGTTCCAGTGGGACGGTGACATCCACTATTCGTCGGACTACTTTGATCTGCTGTATGGCTACGCCATCGAGCTGATCGAGAAGGGACTGGCGTACGTGGATGAGCTGACCCCAGAGCAGATCCGCGAATACCGCGGCACCCTGACCGAACCCGGCAAGCCAAGCCCCTTCCGCGACCGCGGTGTCGAGGAGAACCTGGCGCTGTTCGAGAAGATGCGCAACGGTGAGTTCCCCGAGGGCAAGGTGTGTCTGCGCGCCAAGATCGACATGGCCTCCTCCTTCATGGTGATGCGGGATCCCGTCCTCTACCGGGTGAAGTTTGCCCACCACCACCAGACCGGTGATAAGTGGTGCATCTACCCCATGTACGACTTCACTCACTGCATCTCCGATGCCCTGGAGAACATTACCCACTCCCTGTGCACCCTGGAGTTCCAGGACAACCGTCGCCTGTATGACTGGGTTCTGGAAAACATCAGCATCGAGTGTCAGCCACGTCAGTACGAGTTCAGCCGTCTGAACCTGGAATACACCGTGATGTCCAAGCGCAAGCTGAACGCCCTGGTGACCGAAAACCTGGTGGATGGCTGGAACGATCCCCGTATGCCCACCATTTCAGGCCTGCGTCGTCGAGGCTATACCCCGGCGTCCATCCGTGAGTTCTGCAAGCGCATCGGCGTGACCAAGCAGGAGAACACCATCGAGATGGGGTCCCTGGAGTCCTGCATCCGTGATGACCTGAACGTGAACGCGCCCCGTGCCATGGCGGTACTGGATCCGGTGAAGGTGGTACTGGAAAACTACCCTGAAGGCCAGGTGGAAACCCTGACGGTAGCCAACCATCCCTCCGATGAGTCCATGGGCAGCCGCGACGTGCCCTTCTCCCGGGAGATCTGGATCGAAGCGGAAGATTTCCGTGAAGAGGCCAACAAGAAGTTCAAGCGTCTGGTTCTGGGCAAGAAGGTGCGTCTGCGTGGCGCCTATGTGGTGACCGCCGAGCGGGTTGAGAAGGACGACGAGGGCAAGGTGACCGCCATCTACTGCTCTGTGGATCTGGACTCCCTGGGTGTGGACCCTGCCGACGGCGTCAAGCCAAAAGGGGTGATTCACTGGGTGTCTGCCGAAGCCGGCGTGCCTGCCGAGTTCCGCCTCTACGACCGCCTGTTCACCGTAGAGAACCCCGGCGCGGCCGAGGATTTCGAAGCGGTGATCAACCCAGAGTCCCTGGTGGTGCGTCACGGCTACGCTGAGCCCAGCCTGACCTCTGCCGAAGCGGAGAAGGCGTTCCAGTTTGAACGTACCGGTTACTTCTGTGCCGACAGCGTCGACAGCAAGGCGGATGCGCTGGTGTTCAACCGCACCGTCGGCCTGCGGGACACCTGGGCCAAGATGGGCGGCTAA
- the feoB gene encoding ferrous iron transport protein B has translation MSQQVVRCVAVGNPNSGKSTLFNALTGNNVSVGNWAGVTVDKKVGKIELDGRAVEITDLPGLYDLEAADGEGFIDEKISRDYLLGQEIDLLINVVDVSQLERNLYLTTQLRELNVPMLLVLNKGDVTERRGVQVNTEALSQRLGCRVIQISAKTENGPQAVKDAITEMAKAGTQSQPLDIHLGAEVEQSLQEMGGSRASAITRLLSQSDDEAIQAGNKLLAQEISPAEHIADCRYQFIGDLVKAIVSKPSVIDSMTEKLDHYALSPMTGVPIFLGMMYLTFMFAINVGASFIDFFDIVAGALFVDGSALLLNAAGMPDWVGAILSDGVGAGIQTVATFIPVVAFLYIALSILEVSGYLARAGFVIEGVMQKIGLPGKAFVPLIVGFGCNVPAVTATRTLDTKRERIVTAMMAPFMSCGARLPVYALFVAAFFPENGQNLVFALYIIGIAAAILTGLLLRHTLLPGDASQGFMELPDYEMPTLSAIGRRTWQRTKQFVLGAGKTIVIVVTILSFFNSMGTDGSFGNQDSENSVLSAAAQIVTPVFDPMGVKEENWPATVGVITGIFAKEAVVGTLNSLYSQSGEEEAAEFSLLGAVNEGLATIPENMFGIAWDDPLGLNIGDAQDVDTMGEEYGFEAATLKNLKAQFETGAAAFAYLLFILMYTPCAAVLGAMAGEFGGRWTTFSAVYTFVVAYATATLFYQASRLTVEPAHALMHIGIIVVILVAGIAYLRRVGKRSQMGVGDIPVAIKE, from the coding sequence ATGTCTCAACAAGTAGTGCGCTGTGTTGCCGTAGGTAATCCTAACTCCGGCAAATCCACCCTGTTTAACGCTCTCACCGGTAACAACGTCTCTGTCGGCAACTGGGCCGGCGTCACCGTCGATAAGAAGGTCGGCAAGATCGAGCTCGACGGCCGCGCCGTGGAGATCACCGATCTGCCTGGCCTGTACGACCTGGAAGCCGCCGACGGCGAAGGCTTCATCGATGAAAAGATCAGCCGCGATTACCTGCTGGGTCAGGAGATTGATCTGCTGATCAATGTGGTGGACGTATCCCAGCTGGAGCGCAACCTCTATCTCACCACCCAACTGCGTGAACTCAATGTTCCCATGCTGCTGGTGCTGAACAAGGGCGATGTCACCGAGCGCCGCGGCGTTCAGGTCAACACCGAAGCCCTGAGCCAGCGCCTGGGCTGTCGCGTCATTCAGATCAGCGCCAAGACGGAAAATGGTCCTCAGGCGGTGAAGGATGCCATTACCGAGATGGCCAAGGCCGGCACTCAGAGCCAGCCCCTGGATATCCATCTGGGTGCAGAGGTAGAGCAGTCGCTGCAGGAGATGGGCGGCAGCCGCGCCAGCGCCATCACCCGCCTGCTGTCGCAAAGCGATGATGAGGCAATTCAGGCTGGCAACAAACTGCTGGCTCAGGAGATCTCTCCCGCCGAACACATCGCCGACTGTCGCTACCAGTTCATCGGCGACCTGGTCAAAGCCATCGTCTCCAAACCTTCCGTCATCGATTCCATGACCGAAAAGCTGGATCATTACGCATTGAGCCCCATGACCGGGGTGCCCATCTTCCTGGGCATGATGTATCTGACCTTTATGTTTGCCATCAATGTGGGCGCCTCCTTCATCGATTTCTTCGATATTGTGGCCGGTGCGCTCTTTGTTGACGGCTCGGCCCTGCTGCTGAACGCCGCGGGCATGCCTGACTGGGTTGGCGCCATCCTCTCCGACGGCGTGGGTGCCGGTATCCAGACGGTGGCGACCTTCATCCCTGTGGTGGCCTTCCTTTATATCGCCCTGAGTATCCTCGAGGTGTCCGGTTACCTGGCCCGCGCCGGTTTCGTCATCGAAGGGGTGATGCAGAAGATTGGTCTGCCCGGTAAAGCCTTCGTTCCCCTGATTGTCGGCTTTGGCTGTAACGTACCTGCGGTGACCGCCACCCGGACCCTGGACACCAAGCGTGAGCGTATCGTCACTGCCATGATGGCGCCCTTCATGTCCTGTGGTGCCCGACTGCCGGTATACGCCCTGTTTGTGGCGGCGTTCTTCCCGGAAAACGGTCAGAACCTGGTGTTTGCCCTGTACATCATCGGCATTGCGGCGGCGATTCTCACCGGCCTGCTGTTGCGCCACACCCTGCTGCCCGGCGATGCCAGTCAGGGCTTCATGGAGCTGCCTGACTACGAGATGCCCACCCTGAGTGCCATCGGTCGTCGCACCTGGCAGCGCACCAAGCAGTTTGTCCTGGGCGCCGGTAAGACCATCGTGATCGTGGTGACCATCCTGAGTTTCTTCAACTCCATGGGTACCGACGGCAGCTTTGGCAACCAGGACTCCGAAAATTCCGTGCTCTCCGCAGCGGCTCAGATTGTGACCCCGGTGTTTGACCCCATGGGGGTTAAAGAGGAGAACTGGCCCGCCACCGTTGGGGTGATCACCGGTATCTTCGCTAAGGAAGCCGTGGTCGGTACCCTGAACAGCCTCTACAGCCAGTCCGGTGAAGAGGAAGCGGCGGAGTTCAGCCTGCTGGGTGCCGTCAACGAGGGTCTGGCCACCATTCCCGAAAACATGTTTGGCATCGCCTGGGATGACCCCCTGGGACTGAACATCGGTGATGCTCAGGACGTGGACACAATGGGCGAAGAGTACGGCTTCGAAGCGGCCACCCTGAAGAACCTCAAGGCTCAGTTTGAAACCGGGGCCGCGGCCTTCGCCTACCTGCTGTTTATCTTGATGTACACGCCGTGTGCGGCGGTGCTGGGTGCCATGGCCGGCGAGTTTGGCGGTCGCTGGACCACCTTCAGTGCCGTGTACACCTTCGTGGTGGCCTACGCCACCGCCACCCTGTTCTACCAGGCTTCCCGCCTGACGGTGGAACCGGCTCACGCCCTGATGCACATTGGCATCATTGTGGTGATTCTGGTGGCGGGCATCGCTTACCTGAGACGGGTCGGCAAGCGCAGCCAGATGGGGGTGGGCGACATTCCGGTGGCCATCAAAGAGTAA
- a CDS encoding GPR1/FUN34/YaaH family transporter, giving the protein MNRAHANPAPLGLMGFGMTTILLNIHNAGFFPIDGMILGMGIFFGGIAQIIAGIMEYRNGNTFGTTAFTAYGSFWLTLVALIMLPNMDVGVAASPHHFMGWYLSLWGLFTGFMFIGTLANYPRVKQFIFGSLTVLFFLLAARDFTGSALIGTIAGYEGIVCGGAAFYLAMATIINAEFGRTVLPIGDWKSRASVGRAALA; this is encoded by the coding sequence ATGAACCGCGCTCACGCAAATCCCGCGCCACTGGGTCTGATGGGATTCGGCATGACCACCATACTGCTGAACATCCATAACGCCGGGTTCTTCCCCATCGATGGCATGATTCTGGGTATGGGTATCTTCTTTGGCGGCATCGCTCAGATCATCGCCGGCATTATGGAGTACCGCAACGGCAACACCTTCGGTACCACAGCTTTCACCGCTTATGGCTCCTTCTGGCTGACTCTGGTTGCCCTGATCATGCTGCCCAATATGGATGTGGGCGTCGCAGCCAGCCCTCACCACTTCATGGGTTGGTATCTGAGCCTGTGGGGCCTGTTCACCGGCTTCATGTTCATCGGCACCCTGGCCAACTACCCCAGGGTCAAGCAGTTTATCTTCGGTTCTCTGACCGTCCTGTTTTTCCTGTTGGCCGCCCGCGACTTCACCGGCAGCGCCCTGATTGGCACCATCGCCGGTTACGAGGGCATCGTCTGTGGTGGCGCCGCCTTCTACCTGGCCATGGCCACCATCATTAACGCCGAGTTTGGCCGCACCGTGCTGCCCATCGGTGATTGGAAAAGCCGTGCTTCCGTAGGGCGTGCCGCCCTGGCCTGA
- the dapA gene encoding 4-hydroxy-tetrahydrodipicolinate synthase: MFSGSIVALVTPFNEDGAVDFNALNALVEFHIEQGTDAIVAVGTTGESATLNPKEHIEVVEAVVKAVDGRVKVIGGAGANATQEAIDLTLACEAVGVDGTLSVTPYYNKPTQAGLVAHYTAIAEVAAKPIILYNVPGRTCCDLLPETAAELSKLPGIIGIKEATGDLSRVAKLKELCRDDFLLLSGDDATAMEFILLGGHGVISVTNNVVPGVFKAMCAAAAEGDRTAAAEHNDKMTGLYSALFTEANPIPVKWALAEMGKMPLADLRLPLTTLSEAHHDTVREALAQAGV; encoded by the coding sequence ATGTTTAGCGGAAGTATTGTTGCCTTGGTCACCCCATTTAATGAGGATGGCGCCGTCGATTTCAACGCCTTAAACGCGTTGGTTGAGTTTCATATCGAGCAGGGAACCGACGCCATCGTGGCGGTGGGAACCACAGGTGAGTCCGCGACTCTGAACCCGAAAGAGCATATAGAGGTGGTGGAAGCGGTGGTCAAAGCCGTGGATGGCCGGGTCAAGGTGATCGGCGGTGCCGGTGCCAACGCCACCCAGGAAGCCATTGACCTCACCCTGGCCTGTGAGGCGGTGGGCGTGGACGGCACCCTGTCTGTAACCCCCTATTACAACAAGCCGACTCAGGCGGGTCTGGTGGCCCACTACACTGCCATCGCCGAGGTGGCGGCCAAGCCGATCATCCTCTACAACGTCCCTGGCCGAACCTGTTGCGACCTGTTGCCGGAAACGGCGGCAGAGTTGTCGAAACTTCCTGGGATTATTGGAATCAAAGAGGCTACCGGAGACCTCTCTCGGGTGGCCAAGCTCAAGGAGCTGTGCCGGGACGACTTCCTGCTGCTCAGTGGCGATGACGCCACGGCGATGGAGTTCATTCTCCTCGGTGGCCATGGGGTGATCTCCGTGACCAACAACGTGGTCCCTGGTGTGTTCAAGGCGATGTGCGCCGCCGCCGCCGAAGGTGACCGCACCGCCGCCGCGGAGCACAACGACAAGATGACCGGCCTGTACAGCGCCCTGTTTACCGAAGCCAACCCCATCCCTGTGAAGTGGGCCCTGGCTGAGATGGGCAAGATGCCCCTGGCAGATCTGCGTCTGCCGCTG
- a CDS encoding Crp/Fnr family transcriptional regulator, with protein MYSKMKLSRFNMIELLKKPKYEGFLSGFHCRQLARGRLLDQACHEESEVFVLVSGRLRLYLSYEGREFTLSFLEPGDIFSTHSRMLIQAARESTILAISVSRFRQEVVRFPEVSLVMTGILGQVLAGTLDVIEGIIFHDVQYRLVEFLLALAKERGQAKGEGVAFECDLNMEEISLLIGTTRQTASSLLNNLIKEGMLERRSRREFLIPDPDAMETLLSQQP; from the coding sequence ATGTACTCCAAGATGAAACTGTCCCGGTTCAACATGATCGAGTTGCTGAAAAAGCCCAAGTACGAGGGGTTTCTTTCCGGTTTTCACTGCCGTCAACTGGCGCGGGGGCGCTTGCTGGACCAGGCCTGTCACGAGGAGAGCGAGGTGTTTGTCCTGGTGTCCGGGCGGCTTCGGCTCTACCTCTCCTATGAGGGCAGGGAGTTTACCCTCTCCTTCCTGGAGCCGGGCGACATCTTCAGCACCCACAGCCGGATGCTGATCCAGGCGGCCCGGGAGAGCACCATTCTGGCCATCAGTGTCTCCCGCTTTCGTCAGGAGGTGGTGCGCTTTCCCGAAGTCTCCCTGGTGATGACCGGCATCCTGGGGCAGGTTCTGGCCGGGACCCTGGATGTGATAGAGGGGATCATCTTCCACGATGTGCAGTACCGCCTAGTGGAGTTCCTGCTGGCCCTGGCCAAGGAGCGTGGACAAGCCAAAGGTGAGGGAGTGGCCTTCGAGTGCGATCTCAATATGGAGGAGATCTCCCTGTTGATCGGCACCACCCGGCAGACCGCTTCGTCACTGCTGAACAACCTCATCAAGGAGGGGATGCTGGAGCGTCGCAGTCGCCGCGAATTCCTGATTCCCGACCCGGACGCCATGGAGACCCTGCTCAGTCAGCAGCCATAA
- a CDS encoding FeoA family protein encodes MVLSELGLGQSCSVVRLGDQSMSLSLKRRLMALGFTKGSEVRMVRSAPLGGAVQLKVRGASLCLNNRLAAQIHVEV; translated from the coding sequence ATGGTTTTATCAGAGTTGGGTCTGGGACAAAGTTGCAGTGTTGTTCGTCTTGGCGATCAATCCATGTCACTCTCTCTTAAGCGTCGTCTGATGGCGCTTGGCTTCACCAAAGGCAGTGAAGTCAGAATGGTTCGCTCTGCTCCTCTGGGTGGTGCTGTCCAGCTTAAGGTCCGAGGCGCCAGCCTCTGTTTGAACAATCGCCTGGCTGCACAGATCCACGTAGAGGTTTAA
- the cobB gene encoding Sir2 family NAD+-dependent deacetylase encodes MYKKIVVLTGAGISAESGLKTFRAEDGLWEQHNIEDVATPEGYERNPELVRAFYNARWDQLRNGKVEPNPAHLALSELEAIEGVELTLITQNIDNLHERAGSRRVIHMHGELAKARCPRSQQVFPMAQPFAEDNCCTCCIPGEPLRPHVVWFGEMPLQLNRIYQSLSDCDLFISIGTSGTVYPAAGFVEMASQAHAHTIEVNLEPSEVHSQFQYHLQGRAGEMVPRLVSAIASGQSLEQLQGR; translated from the coding sequence ATGTATAAAAAGATAGTGGTACTTACCGGTGCGGGCATCTCCGCCGAGTCCGGCCTCAAGACCTTCCGCGCCGAAGATGGTCTGTGGGAGCAGCACAATATCGAGGATGTGGCCACCCCGGAGGGGTATGAGCGCAACCCGGAACTGGTGCGTGCTTTCTACAACGCTCGCTGGGACCAGCTGAGAAATGGCAAGGTTGAGCCCAATCCGGCTCACCTGGCGTTGTCCGAGCTGGAGGCCATCGAGGGAGTGGAACTGACCCTGATCACCCAGAACATCGACAACCTCCATGAACGCGCCGGCAGCCGGCGGGTGATCCACATGCATGGCGAACTGGCCAAGGCCCGCTGTCCCCGCAGTCAGCAGGTGTTTCCCATGGCCCAGCCCTTTGCCGAAGACAACTGTTGTACCTGCTGCATCCCCGGGGAGCCCCTGCGACCTCATGTGGTGTGGTTTGGCGAGATGCCTCTGCAACTGAACCGCATCTACCAGTCCCTGTCCGACTGCGATCTCTTTATCTCCATCGGCACCTCTGGCACCGTGTATCCCGCTGCCGGCTTCGTGGAGATGGCCAGCCAGGCTCATGCCCACACCATTGAGGTGAATCTGGAGCCCTCTGAGGTGCACAGCCAGTTTCAGTATCACCTTCAGGGCAGAGCCGGTGAGATGGTGCCCAGGCTGGTGTCGGCCATCGCCTCAGGCCAGTCTCTCGAGCAGCTGCAGGGCCGCTGA
- a CDS encoding cytochrome c3 family protein, translated as MFKQLLCAMFGMGLAFSAAAADVLADMHAEMSGCETCHADGAPSEDGAHEAAACADCHGGLADMEAPHPAHDGMLECTDCHMMHEDEVGSRPACDACHDDGRTAG; from the coding sequence ATGTTTAAGCAACTGCTGTGCGCCATGTTTGGCATGGGGCTGGCCTTCAGTGCCGCCGCTGCCGACGTACTGGCCGATATGCATGCCGAGATGTCCGGCTGCGAAACCTGTCATGCCGACGGTGCGCCTTCTGAAGATGGTGCCCACGAAGCTGCTGCCTGTGCCGACTGTCACGGTGGCCTGGCGGATATGGAAGCTCCACACCCTGCCCACGATGGCATGCTGGAGTGCACCGACTGTCACATGATGCACGAAGACGAAGTGGGCAGCCGTCCCGCTTGTGATGCCTGTCATGATGACGGCCGCACCGCTGGTTAA
- the bcp gene encoding thioredoxin-dependent thiol peroxidase: MQPLQPGAQAPDFTLHNQNDEAITLADLRGKRVLVYFYPKAMTPGCTVQACSLRDTKAELDALNTVVLGISPDPVKRLAKFIDRDNLNFDLLSDEDHAVADLFGVWGPKKFMGREYDGIHRLSFLIDEQGKVAHRFDKFKTKDHHEVVLNYLKEL, translated from the coding sequence ATGCAACCACTTCAACCCGGTGCCCAAGCACCCGATTTCACTCTGCACAACCAGAACGATGAAGCGATCACCCTGGCGGATCTGCGCGGCAAGCGGGTTCTGGTCTACTTCTACCCCAAGGCGATGACCCCCGGCTGTACCGTTCAGGCCTGCAGCCTGCGTGACACCAAGGCGGAGCTGGATGCCCTCAACACCGTGGTGTTGGGGATCAGCCCGGACCCGGTCAAGCGCCTGGCCAAGTTCATCGACCGAGACAACCTCAACTTCGATCTGCTCTCCGACGAAGACCATGCGGTGGCCGACCTGTTTGGCGTCTGGGGTCCCAAGAAGTTTATGGGGCGCGAATACGATGGCATCCACCGCCTCAGCTTCCTCATCGACGAGCAGGGCAAGGTGGCTCACAGGTTCGATAAGTTCAAAACCAAAGACCACCACGAAGTGGTGCTGAACTACCTCAAAGAACTCTGA
- the fur gene encoding ferric iron uptake transcriptional regulator: MTDENQALKKAGLKVTLPRVKILELLQHPGNQHISAEDLYKLLLDQGEEIGLATVYRVLNQFDDAGIVTRHHFESGKAVFELATQHHHDHLVCLDCGKVVEFSDEVIEQRQHEIAQKHNIKLTNHSLYLYGVSTDGKCNH; the protein is encoded by the coding sequence ATGACGGACGAAAACCAAGCACTAAAGAAAGCTGGACTGAAGGTCACCCTGCCCAGAGTGAAGATTCTGGAGTTGTTGCAGCACCCAGGCAATCAACACATCAGCGCAGAAGACCTTTACAAGCTTCTGCTGGACCAGGGAGAGGAGATCGGCTTGGCAACGGTCTACCGGGTTCTCAACCAGTTTGACGATGCCGGTATCGTGACCCGCCACCATTTCGAAAGCGGTAAAGCGGTGTTTGAACTGGCCACTCAACATCATCATGACCACCTGGTTTGCCTCGATTGCGGCAAAGTGGTGGAGTTCAGTGATGAGGTGATTGAGCAGCGCCAGCACGAGATCGCGCAAAAGCACAACATTAAGCTGACCAACCACAGTCTCTATCTGTACGGCGTCAGCACCGACGGTAAGTGTAACCACTGA
- the pepE gene encoding dipeptidase PepE, producing the protein MSQSILLLSSSRAGDTPYLSHALPMLEKIMSPGSRWLFIPYAGVSISYDDYHQKVVEALGGLGCQLVSAHETPDPVVALEEVDGVIVGGGNTFHLLHELYRHGLVEAIRDKVNNGMPYIGWSAGSNVAGKSIRTTNDMPIIEPPSFEALNLVPFQVNPHYTDYQPPGHNGETRADRLREFTCVDPLSPVVGICEGSAIRRQGDALVLQGELEAYLFEGTTQKQPIEPGSDISFLL; encoded by the coding sequence ATGAGTCAGTCCATCCTGCTGCTGAGCAGCTCCCGAGCCGGGGATACCCCCTACCTGAGCCACGCCCTGCCCATGCTGGAAAAGATAATGAGCCCCGGCAGTCGCTGGTTGTTTATCCCCTATGCTGGCGTCAGCATCAGCTACGATGATTACCACCAGAAGGTGGTGGAAGCCTTAGGCGGCCTTGGCTGCCAACTGGTCAGTGCCCACGAAACCCCGGACCCGGTGGTCGCCCTGGAAGAGGTTGACGGTGTCATTGTGGGTGGCGGCAATACCTTCCACCTGCTCCATGAACTCTACCGCCATGGCCTGGTGGAGGCGATTCGGGACAAGGTGAACAATGGCATGCCCTACATTGGCTGGAGCGCAGGCTCCAATGTGGCAGGCAAGTCCATTCGCACCACCAACGACATGCCCATTATTGAGCCCCCCAGCTTCGAGGCGCTGAACCTGGTGCCCTTCCAGGTGAACCCCCATTACACCGACTACCAGCCTCCGGGTCACAACGGTGAGACCCGGGCCGATCGTCTGCGGGAGTTTACCTGTGTCGACCCCCTCTCCCCGGTGGTGGGCATCTGCGAAGGCAGTGCCATCCGCCGTCAGGGCGACGCCCTGGTGCTTCAGGGAGAGCTGGAGGCCTACCTGTTTGAAGGCACCACTCAGAAGCAGCCCATCGAACCAGGCAGTGACATCAGCTTCCTGCTGTAG
- a CDS encoding ACT domain-containing protein produces MTQYLAVTAMGTDRPGIVNQLAKLTASCDCDIIDSRMATYGNEFNLIMLVAGSHTAITLMENQLPAKAAELDLLTITKRTSEHVPQNHIARLAVEYSGENRRGTMKQITQCLEDLGQDLAGMRTHADADENGAALQQLELFINIPEGTDTDHLEVQLRELGDQIGLDCRIRRMDLNENTN; encoded by the coding sequence ATGACCCAGTATCTTGCGGTAACGGCTATGGGGACCGACCGTCCTGGCATAGTGAATCAGTTGGCCAAGCTCACCGCCAGTTGTGACTGCGACATCATCGACAGCCGCATGGCGACCTACGGCAATGAGTTCAACCTGATTATGCTGGTAGCGGGCAGTCACACTGCCATTACTCTGATGGAAAACCAGTTACCCGCCAAGGCGGCGGAACTGGATCTGCTCACCATCACCAAACGGACCAGTGAACACGTTCCACAGAACCACATCGCCCGGCTGGCGGTGGAGTACTCCGGGGAAAACCGCCGCGGCACCATGAAGCAGATCACCCAGTGTCTGGAAGACCTGGGCCAGGATCTGGCCGGTATGCGGACACATGCGGACGCCGACGAAAATGGCGCGGCCCTGCAGCAACTGGAACTGTTCATCAATATCCCGGAAGGCACAGACACCGACCATCTGGAGGTGCAGCTGAGGGAACTGGGTGATCAGATCGGCCTGGACTGCCGTATACGGCGAATGGATCTCAACGAAAATACCAACTAG
- the htpX gene encoding protease HtpX has product MKRILLFLATNLAVVLVLGIVLSVLTSALGIEFHSMGGILMLALVFGFGGSLLSLQMSKWIAKRSMGLQVIEQARDETEAWLLDTVADQARRSGIKMPEVAVYSSPDMNAFATGPSRNNSLVAVSTGLLYGMNRDEVEAVLAHEVSHVANGDMVTMALIQGVVNTFVIFIARMIAGTVSNVIGGDEEGGGEEASYMTYFLVSMVLEMVFGILASFIVMYYSRQREYRADAGGAALAGRHKMIAALERLRGGQESQMPATMAAFGISGKKSMSELLMSHPPLEKRIAQLQASA; this is encoded by the coding sequence ATGAAACGCATACTGTTGTTCCTGGCGACTAACCTGGCTGTGGTGCTGGTGTTGGGTATTGTTCTGTCCGTGCTGACGTCGGCACTGGGGATTGAGTTCCACAGCATGGGCGGCATCCTGATGCTGGCTCTGGTGTTCGGCTTTGGTGGTTCCCTTCTGTCTCTGCAGATGTCCAAGTGGATTGCCAAGCGCTCCATGGGCCTGCAGGTGATTGAACAGGCCAGGGACGAGACCGAAGCCTGGTTGCTGGATACCGTGGCTGACCAGGCCCGTCGCAGCGGCATCAAGATGCCCGAGGTGGCGGTCTACTCCTCCCCCGACATGAACGCCTTTGCTACAGGCCCAAGCCGCAACAACTCTCTGGTGGCGGTGTCCACAGGCTTGCTGTACGGCATGAACCGGGATGAGGTGGAAGCGGTCCTGGCTCACGAAGTCAGTCACGTCGCCAACGGTGACATGGTGACCATGGCGCTGATCCAGGGGGTGGTGAACACCTTCGTAATCTTCATCGCCCGGATGATCGCCGGTACCGTCAGCAATGTGATTGGCGGCGACGAAGAGGGCGGTGGCGAGGAAGCCAGTTACATGACCTACTTCCTGGTCTCCATGGTGCTGGAGATGGTGTTTGGCATTCTGGCCTCCTTCATCGTGATGTACTACTCACGTCAGCGTGAGTATCGGGCCGACGCCGGAGGCGCAGCCCTGGCCGGCCGTCATAAGATGATCGCCGCCCTGGAGAGGCTGCGTGGCGGTCAGGAAAGTCAGATGCCGGCCACCATGGCGGCCTTTGGCATCAGCGGTAAGAAGAGCATGAGCGAACTGCTGATGAGTCACCCTCCGCTGGAGAAGCGCATCGCCCAACTGCAGGCTTCTGCGTAA